A single Gammaproteobacteria bacterium DNA region contains:
- a CDS encoding class I SAM-dependent methyltransferase, which produces MQKTQIDLLAEIADYYSTKFTQHGETPCGVDWNGEESQTLRFAQLCKIIDATHPFSINDLGCGYGALYDYLACKYQHFSYSGIDVSDSMIQAAEQRYKNKSNARFVLSGNPDEIADYGIASGIFNVRLERPDNEWRSYLEDTLDVLDKTSRIGFSFNCLTSYSDKNKMRDYLYYADPCIIFDFCKRRYSRNVALLHDYELYEFTILVRK; this is translated from the coding sequence ATGCAAAAAACACAAATTGATCTATTGGCAGAGATTGCTGATTACTACAGCACTAAATTTACTCAGCATGGAGAAACCCCATGCGGAGTTGATTGGAATGGAGAAGAAAGTCAAACGTTACGTTTTGCGCAGTTATGCAAAATTATTGATGCAACCCACCCATTTTCAATAAATGATCTTGGATGCGGCTATGGCGCACTATATGATTATCTTGCGTGTAAATATCAACACTTCTCTTATTCTGGAATTGACGTCTCCGATAGTATGATTCAAGCAGCCGAACAGCGTTATAAAAATAAGTCTAATGCTCGGTTTGTGTTGTCTGGTAATCCTGATGAAATTGCGGATTACGGCATAGCGAGTGGGATATTTAATGTTCGTTTGGAAAGACCCGACAACGAATGGCGGTCTTATCTAGAAGATACTCTTGATGTGCTCGATAAAACCAGTCGTATTGGTTTTTCTTTCAACTGTTTAACTTCTTATTCTGATAAAAATAAAATGCGCGACTATTTATACTACGCCGATCCTTGTATTATTTTTGATTTTTGTAAAAGACGCTATTCTCGTAACGTCGCTCTATTGCATGATTATGAATTATATGAATTCACGATACTCGTAAGGAAATGA